A genomic region of Runella rosea contains the following coding sequences:
- a CDS encoding polyprenol monophosphomannose synthase — MGIFKENLVVIPTYNEIENIEAIIRKVFSLSHPFDVLVVDDGSPDGTALKVKELQQEYPGQLHLLERKGKQGLGTAYIHGFQWAFGEGYRYLFEMDADFSHNPDDLVRLYTACAKDGNDVAIGSRYIKGVNVVNWPMGRVLMSYFAGVYVRFITGMEIMDPTAGFICYKREVLQGIGLNDIRFVGYAFQIEMKFNTWKYGYKITEVPIIFTDRTKGVSKMSTKIFKEAVLGVLYLKIRSFFKTYIPKIEAEGALKASVTEMV, encoded by the coding sequence ATGGGAATCTTCAAAGAGAATCTTGTAGTCATTCCTACCTATAATGAAATTGAAAATATTGAGGCTATTATCCGTAAGGTATTTAGTTTGTCTCACCCTTTTGACGTGCTCGTTGTAGATGATGGTTCTCCTGATGGTACTGCGTTGAAAGTGAAAGAGCTTCAGCAGGAGTATCCTGGTCAATTGCACTTGCTTGAACGCAAAGGGAAGCAGGGGCTTGGTACTGCTTATATTCATGGATTTCAATGGGCATTTGGAGAAGGATATCGTTATTTATTTGAAATGGACGCTGATTTCTCCCATAACCCTGACGATTTGGTTCGTTTGTATACGGCCTGTGCAAAAGATGGAAATGATGTGGCCATTGGCTCTCGGTATATCAAAGGGGTAAATGTGGTCAATTGGCCGATGGGGCGCGTTTTAATGTCTTATTTTGCAGGCGTCTACGTTCGTTTCATAACGGGGATGGAAATTATGGACCCCACCGCTGGTTTTATTTGCTATAAGCGTGAAGTTTTGCAGGGGATTGGCTTAAACGATATTCGTTTTGTAGGCTATGCTTTTCAAATCGAAATGAAATTTAACACGTGGAAATATGGCTATAAAATAACAGAAGTGCCTATCATTTTTACAGACCGGACCAAAGGCGTTTCGAAAATGTCCACTAAGATTTTTAAGGAAGCGGTTTTGGGGGTACTCTATTTAAAAATTAGAAGTTTTTTTAAAACCTACATTCCTAAAATAGAAGCTGAGGGGGCTCTTAAAGCCTCCGTTACAGAAATGGTATAA
- the hemE gene encoding uroporphyrinogen decarboxylase, with product MELLQNDLLLRAARGEKTDRVPVWMMRQAGRILAEYRAVREKAGSFIQLATTPELAAEVTIQPVDLLGVDAAIIFSDILVVPEAMGLPYEMEEKRGPVFPKVVKSMGDIDQLRIADPEADLGYVLKAIRIVKKELNGRVPLIGFAGAPFTIFCYMTEGKGSKTFSVAKKALYADPEFSHKLLQKITDSTILYLKAQIAAGANLVQIFDSWAGILSPTQYREYSLPYIKQICDAITEVPVTVFAKGAFFARKEIGELSCEVVGLDWNMDIEESRQLIPTKTLQGNLDPCVLYSSFSQIEKEVRKMLEAFGNQRYIANLGHGVYPDTDPEKVRCFINAVKSY from the coding sequence ATGGAATTATTACAAAATGACCTTCTCCTGCGGGCTGCGCGAGGAGAAAAAACCGATCGTGTACCTGTTTGGATGATGCGTCAAGCAGGACGAATATTGGCCGAATACCGTGCCGTGCGCGAAAAAGCGGGTAGCTTTATTCAACTTGCCACTACGCCAGAACTGGCCGCCGAAGTCACTATCCAACCCGTAGATTTGTTGGGGGTAGATGCGGCGATTATTTTTTCCGATATTTTGGTTGTGCCCGAAGCGATGGGCTTACCCTACGAAATGGAAGAAAAACGCGGGCCAGTGTTTCCAAAGGTGGTGAAATCAATGGGCGATATCGACCAATTGAGAATCGCCGATCCAGAAGCTGATTTAGGGTATGTGCTGAAGGCCATTCGTATTGTAAAGAAAGAACTCAACGGCCGAGTGCCTTTGATTGGTTTTGCAGGTGCGCCATTTACTATCTTTTGCTACATGACGGAGGGCAAAGGCTCAAAAACGTTTTCAGTGGCCAAAAAAGCCCTCTACGCTGACCCTGAATTTTCGCATAAATTGCTCCAAAAAATCACAGACAGTACTATTTTGTACCTAAAAGCCCAGATTGCGGCGGGAGCAAATTTGGTTCAAATATTTGACTCTTGGGCGGGAATCTTGTCGCCGACGCAGTATCGGGAGTATTCGTTGCCTTATATCAAACAAATTTGTGACGCAATCACCGAAGTTCCCGTCACAGTATTTGCCAAGGGAGCCTTTTTTGCGCGTAAGGAAATAGGCGAATTAAGTTGCGAAGTAGTAGGGCTGGACTGGAATATGGATATTGAGGAGTCGCGCCAGTTGATTCCTACCAAAACGTTGCAAGGAAACCTGGACCCGTGCGTGCTTTATTCCTCATTCAGTCAAATAGAAAAAGAAGTTCGAAAAATGCTGGAGGCCTTTGGTAATCAGCGTTATATTGCTAACTTAGGCCATGGAGTATATCCTGACACTGATCCTGAGAAGGTGCGTTGCTTTATTAATGCTGTAAAATCGTACTGA
- a CDS encoding metal-dependent transcriptional regulator: MYSFTEENYLKTIFYLSIGAKEGVSTNALADSTNTRAASVSDMLKRLAEKGLINYQKYRGVTLTEEGERLALLVIRKHRLWEVFLAEKLQFGWDEVHVIAEELEHIRSERLIEKLDAFLGYPKFDPHGDPIPNAAGEMPRFIYRKLSEIVEGTTVVMTGVSEHSPAFLQHLDKAGLTLGCQLKVNEVSDFDKSVSVLIDNVRTLFVSHEVAKNLLVK, translated from the coding sequence TTGTATTCATTCACGGAAGAAAATTACCTCAAGACCATCTTTTACCTGTCAATCGGGGCTAAGGAAGGTGTCTCAACCAACGCTCTGGCCGACAGTACCAATACGCGAGCGGCGTCGGTTTCAGACATGCTTAAGCGGTTGGCAGAGAAAGGATTGATCAATTATCAAAAATACCGAGGTGTCACCTTGACCGAAGAAGGTGAGCGGCTTGCGTTGCTGGTCATTCGGAAGCACCGTCTTTGGGAGGTTTTTTTGGCCGAAAAACTTCAGTTTGGCTGGGACGAAGTACACGTGATTGCCGAAGAACTAGAGCATATACGCTCGGAGCGCCTGATTGAAAAATTAGACGCTTTTTTGGGGTATCCCAAGTTTGACCCCCACGGCGATCCAATCCCTAACGCGGCGGGCGAAATGCCCCGTTTTATTTACCGTAAACTTTCGGAAATTGTGGAAGGAACTACCGTGGTTATGACGGGAGTATCAGAACATTCCCCCGCGTTTTTGCAGCATTTAGACAAAGCGGGCCTCACCCTCGGTTGTCAACTGAAAGTGAATGAAGTCAGCGATTTTGATAAATCAGTAAGCGTTTTGATTGACAATGTACGTACGTTGTTTGTCAGTCATGAAGTTGCAAAAAATCTTTTGGTAAAATAA